A portion of the Candidatus Hydrogenedentota bacterium genome contains these proteins:
- a CDS encoding response regulator, giving the protein MSVENTEATTGQAAGRRIVVIDDDPDLLEFHRFVLGGAGYVVDCFTDGEQALAHMVEKAPDLVITDLMMGSLDAGFQVAERIKTDPQLQHVLVMMITAVESQRGFDFAPRTADDLSAMHADAFLSKPLTPQTLLARVQELLARPRA; this is encoded by the coding sequence GTGTCCGTTGAAAATACCGAGGCTACTACGGGGCAAGCGGCCGGGCGGCGCATCGTGGTAATCGATGACGACCCCGACCTCCTGGAGTTCCATCGGTTCGTACTGGGCGGCGCCGGATACGTTGTGGATTGCTTCACGGACGGCGAGCAGGCGCTGGCGCATATGGTTGAGAAAGCGCCGGATCTCGTGATCACGGACCTGATGATGGGCAGTCTTGACGCGGGCTTCCAGGTCGCGGAACGGATCAAGACAGACCCGCAGCTTCAGCATGTGCTCGTCATGATGATCACGGCGGTGGAAAGCCAGCGTGGCTTTGATTTCGCCCCGCGCACGGCGGACGACCTGTCCGCGATGCATGCGGACGCCTTCCTGTCGAAACCGCTGACGCCGCAGACGTTGCTCGCCAGAGTGCAGGAGCTGTTGGCGCGTCCGCGGGCGTGA